The following are encoded together in the uncultured Sphaerochaeta sp. genome:
- a CDS encoding regulatory protein RecX, with translation MQAMTYLARREHTAFELKIKLQKKSFSSRCIQNVLDILKEENLLSELRYALQFIESRQRKNPEGRALMAQRLAAKGVDREAAERALDELYSEEQIIEYVESAYALALRKVGKDKARMVLSKKGFSSYEVRLGLERLF, from the coding sequence ATGCAAGCAATGACCTATCTGGCTCGTAGGGAGCATACCGCCTTTGAGCTGAAGATCAAATTGCAGAAGAAGTCTTTCTCCTCGAGGTGTATCCAGAATGTTTTGGATATCTTGAAAGAGGAGAACCTGCTTAGTGAGTTGCGCTATGCCCTACAATTCATTGAATCCCGCCAACGAAAGAATCCTGAGGGAAGAGCCCTGATGGCCCAGCGGCTTGCAGCCAAGGGTGTGGATCGTGAAGCTGCCGAGAGAGCTCTTGATGAGCTTTACAGTGAGGAGCAGATCATTGAGTATGTCGAAAGCGCCTATGCACTTGCTCTGCGGAAAGTAGGGAAGGATAAAGCAAGAATGGTGCTCTCGAAGAAGGGTTTTTCTTCCTATGAGGTTCGTCTCGGTCTTGAGCGTCTCTTTTGA
- a CDS encoding 4-oxalomesaconate tautomerase, whose product MQKAIPYMQIRGGSSKGLYFNAGDLPQNTEEKDKILIAAMCGRGPTDVRQIDGLGGADPLTSKVGIVSLSKRDDADLEYEFVQIVLGEGKADRTQNCGNILSGVVPFALETGMLPSQDPITEYRVFMVNSESLCKVRVATPNGKITYAGDATIDGVPGTSAPISCLYEGITGATCGALLPTGNKIDIIDDIPVTCLDNGMPVVLIRAEDLGKSGFESPDELSDDLELKRRLENIRLKAGHMMKLGDVREKVVPKMTLIAPPRAGGIVSTRSFIPHRVHAAVGVLAAVTVATGCLVPGTVAEKVAVLPELYTGDSYLVEHPSGSIGVSLELEVGTDLPIVKSAGVIRTARALSRGELLLPEED is encoded by the coding sequence ATGCAGAAAGCAATTCCCTATATGCAAATCCGGGGAGGGAGTTCCAAGGGACTCTACTTCAACGCTGGTGACCTTCCGCAGAATACGGAAGAGAAAGACAAAATACTCATTGCCGCCATGTGCGGGAGAGGCCCAACAGATGTGAGACAGATTGACGGTTTGGGTGGAGCAGACCCGCTTACCAGCAAGGTTGGGATCGTATCCCTCTCAAAGCGGGATGATGCAGACCTTGAGTATGAATTTGTCCAGATTGTTCTCGGTGAAGGGAAAGCTGACAGAACCCAGAATTGTGGCAACATTCTCTCGGGTGTTGTCCCCTTTGCTCTGGAAACAGGCATGCTTCCTTCCCAAGATCCAATCACCGAATACCGGGTTTTCATGGTGAACAGCGAATCCCTTTGCAAAGTAAGAGTCGCAACGCCGAATGGGAAGATTACCTATGCTGGGGATGCTACAATCGATGGAGTACCTGGAACATCCGCTCCGATCAGTTGCTTGTATGAAGGAATAACAGGTGCAACCTGTGGAGCATTGCTGCCTACAGGGAACAAGATCGATATCATTGATGATATCCCTGTTACCTGTCTCGATAACGGGATGCCGGTTGTCCTTATTCGAGCAGAAGATCTTGGGAAAAGCGGCTTTGAGTCTCCCGATGAACTTTCAGATGACCTTGAACTCAAGCGACGCCTTGAGAACATCAGGCTGAAAGCAGGGCATATGATGAAATTAGGGGATGTACGTGAGAAAGTCGTTCCCAAGATGACTTTGATAGCCCCCCCACGAGCTGGGGGAATTGTTTCCACAAGAAGCTTCATTCCCCATCGGGTCCATGCTGCCGTTGGAGTGCTTGCAGCGGTCACTGTAGCAACAGGTTGTCTCGTTCCTGGAACGGTTGCAGAGAAGGTAGCAGTACTACCAGAACTTTATACAGGTGATTCATACCTTGTAGAGCACCCTTCGGGGAGCATCGGGGTAAGCCTTGAACTTGAGGTAGGGACAGATCTCCCCATCGTCAAGAGTGCGGGAGTCATCAGGACTGCCCGTGCTCTGAGCCGCGGTGAACTATTACTACCAGAAGAGGATTAA
- a CDS encoding TAXI family TRAP transporter solute-binding subunit: MNLMKKCLMISLISIMALSFVFAQGEQEASGASRPAFISIGTASAAGAYYPIGVALADVWNKTLPGTRFSSQETGGSVANLNMIASGELEMGMSNENVAYTAGLGQDPFKNPIDLKGGWILNNSNAIIVAMGDSGITNVSQLKGKKVSLGAPGSSANVFGELILASEGLEKGDYQQVFMGWQESADAMNDGFIDAALMVGGQPFPAVTSLSVRSDVQVLTFNTKRFRELSSYPYATDKIPADMYDMKQDGDSVIIRSVVYISPDLSDEIVYDMVKQVFENIPTLVSAHPSASGTRLFSEEAAKDISLEIHPGVIRYATEVGEW, translated from the coding sequence ATGAATCTAATGAAAAAGTGTTTGATGATTTCCTTGATTTCAATCATGGCTCTCTCCTTCGTTTTTGCACAGGGAGAGCAAGAAGCAAGTGGAGCCTCAAGGCCTGCTTTTATCTCAATCGGAACTGCCTCTGCAGCAGGAGCCTATTATCCAATCGGTGTTGCCTTGGCTGATGTCTGGAATAAGACACTTCCGGGTACTCGTTTCAGTTCCCAGGAGACAGGCGGAAGTGTTGCAAACCTCAATATGATCGCCAGTGGAGAGTTGGAAATGGGCATGTCCAATGAGAACGTTGCCTACACTGCCGGTCTTGGTCAGGATCCCTTCAAGAATCCAATTGATTTGAAAGGTGGTTGGATATTGAATAACAGTAACGCAATCATCGTGGCGATGGGAGATTCTGGAATTACCAATGTTTCCCAGTTGAAAGGAAAGAAAGTATCCCTCGGTGCCCCTGGATCCTCTGCAAACGTCTTTGGTGAGCTCATTCTTGCTTCCGAGGGTCTGGAGAAGGGTGATTACCAGCAGGTGTTCATGGGCTGGCAGGAATCAGCAGATGCAATGAATGATGGATTTATTGATGCTGCACTGATGGTTGGTGGTCAACCCTTCCCCGCCGTTACCTCTCTTTCGGTCAGATCTGATGTACAGGTGCTTACCTTCAATACAAAGCGCTTTAGGGAATTGAGTAGTTATCCCTATGCTACCGATAAGATTCCTGCAGATATGTATGACATGAAACAGGATGGCGATTCAGTAATCATTCGTTCTGTTGTGTACATCAGTCCTGATCTCTCTGATGAAATTGTGTATGACATGGTCAAACAGGTATTTGAGAATATCCCAACGCTTGTCTCTGCGCACCCTTCCGCTTCTGGAACCCGTCTGTTCTCTGAAGAGGCTGCGAAGGATATTAGTCTTGAAATCCATCCTGGCGTAATCCGCTATGCAACAGAAGTAGGTGAATGGTAA
- a CDS encoding TRAP transporter fused permease subunit, translated as MTRFRETVAKVSWLLTLVFITFVQPLYLLPIEQQLPITLMLVMIGLFYHRPFIKVKEEKGKQGSIPMLILDSLFVVAAIVVGLYITLNYHAIIYRQGAFTAMDAVISVVAVVLVFDAVRRAVGWPLTIVCLVALAYALLGRLMPGALFHRGYSVNRISLQLALSYSGIYGIPLQIMVRYVILFIVFGALLQVSGAADFLVRFSTSFAGRYTGGLGKVAVVASGLVGSISGSAAGNVATTGSVTIPAMKGSGYEPHLAASVEAVASTGGQIMPPIMGAAAFLMADYLGIPYIQVVKAAVIPAFLYFFSAGAAIDIYARSKGIVGLPKDKIPPFWNVIKTGWVFLALILLVYGMLIAGASPTLSAFAGTMAAALLIVVRRVGMKALIDALYDGAQSAAKLCAVTAGAGIVVGIIQLTGLGAQLASFMVEVSQGHVFVLLILVMFASIIMGMGMPTTVVYVLLAALVAPALVALGIDVVGAHFFFFYFGVLAAITPPVALASYAAASIAKSDFDKTGWTAFKMALPAFIVPFFFVMNPALLMNGSVLQIMYAAFTSAIGVWMISVATMNYFRGKLPLWARAVIILGAISLIGHSLVTDIAGYLVLAGLIFFGMKRKQASPKQSEPSKA; from the coding sequence ATGACAAGATTTCGTGAAACAGTAGCAAAGGTATCATGGTTGCTGACTTTGGTGTTCATCACCTTCGTGCAGCCACTGTATCTCCTTCCAATCGAGCAACAGCTTCCAATTACCCTGATGCTCGTCATGATTGGCCTCTTCTATCATAGGCCGTTCATAAAGGTGAAGGAGGAGAAGGGAAAGCAAGGTTCTATCCCAATGCTGATCCTCGACTCATTATTCGTCGTTGCAGCAATTGTGGTAGGTCTCTACATCACGCTCAACTACCACGCCATCATTTATCGGCAGGGAGCATTCACTGCGATGGATGCAGTAATCTCTGTAGTTGCTGTGGTACTGGTATTTGATGCAGTAAGGAGAGCTGTCGGTTGGCCGCTGACCATTGTGTGTCTTGTTGCGCTTGCCTATGCACTTCTTGGAAGGTTGATGCCGGGAGCTCTGTTTCACCGGGGTTATTCAGTAAACAGAATTTCCCTCCAGCTCGCCCTGAGTTATTCCGGAATCTATGGAATACCCCTGCAGATCATGGTTCGTTACGTGATTCTCTTCATCGTCTTCGGTGCATTGTTGCAGGTAAGCGGGGCAGCTGATTTCTTGGTCAGATTTTCTACATCCTTCGCTGGTAGATATACAGGAGGACTGGGAAAGGTCGCTGTTGTTGCAAGTGGACTGGTAGGTAGTATCTCTGGAAGTGCTGCTGGCAATGTTGCTACAACGGGAAGCGTGACAATCCCTGCCATGAAAGGGTCTGGCTATGAACCTCATCTGGCTGCTTCGGTTGAGGCTGTTGCCTCAACCGGTGGGCAGATTATGCCTCCGATCATGGGAGCAGCGGCATTCCTTATGGCCGATTACTTGGGTATCCCTTATATCCAGGTTGTAAAGGCTGCGGTCATTCCTGCTTTCCTATACTTTTTCAGCGCAGGGGCTGCGATTGACATCTATGCCAGATCAAAAGGAATTGTAGGTTTGCCGAAGGACAAGATTCCACCTTTTTGGAATGTGATCAAAACAGGATGGGTATTTCTTGCATTGATTCTACTGGTCTATGGAATGCTGATTGCAGGAGCCTCTCCGACCTTGTCAGCTTTTGCAGGCACCATGGCGGCAGCTTTGCTGATTGTCGTGAGACGAGTAGGGATGAAGGCTCTTATCGATGCACTGTACGATGGAGCTCAATCTGCAGCCAAACTGTGCGCAGTAACAGCAGGCGCAGGTATTGTGGTGGGAATCATCCAGTTGACTGGACTGGGAGCCCAGCTCGCCAGCTTCATGGTTGAGGTATCGCAAGGGCATGTATTTGTTCTGCTTATCCTGGTTATGTTTGCATCGATCATTATGGGCATGGGTATGCCTACCACCGTAGTGTATGTCCTGCTCGCAGCCTTGGTCGCTCCGGCATTGGTTGCACTTGGCATTGATGTGGTTGGAGCACACTTCTTCTTCTTCTATTTTGGAGTCCTGGCGGCTATCACGCCACCGGTTGCTCTCGCTTCCTATGCAGCTGCGTCAATCGCAAAGAGTGACTTTGATAAGACAGGTTGGACTGCGTTTAAGATGGCTCTTCCGGCTTTCATTGTTCCCTTCTTCTTTGTCATGAACCCGGCCCTTCTGATGAATGGCTCTGTGCTACAGATTATGTATGCTGCCTTTACCTCGGCGATAGGGGTATGGATGATCTCAGTCGCAACCATGAACTATTTCAGAGGAAAGCTTCCCCTCTGGGCAAGAGCTGTGATTATCCTCGGAGCAATATCGCTCATTGGCCATAGTTTGGTTACCGATATTGCAGGGTATTTGGTGCTTGCAGGTTTGATATTCTTCGGAATGAAGAGAAAACAAGCTTCCCCAAAGCAATCTGAACCTTCGAAGGCGTAG
- a CDS encoding amidohydrolase family protein, translated as MVSPGYIPFHPNPSKPECMLPKGSVDSHCHVFGPGDVFPYAATSSYVPVDAPKELLFQRHKHLGIDRAVIVQASCHGTDNRAMIDALKTAGDTYRGIAIVNSEITEAELKAMDEVGVRGVRFNFVKRLKARQPIETRMNILEKIKQLPWHLVVYFEPADLTEIKEFLMEVPVPVVIDHMGCIPSDKGAQSREFEDLAALLRDDRFWIKVSCPERFSKQGPPYLDMDEVASELIKMIPERVLWGTDWPHPNMKKEAPDDGILVDRIARICPDEQQQKALLIENPTRLYWG; from the coding sequence ATGGTCTCACCAGGATATATTCCATTTCACCCAAATCCAAGCAAGCCAGAATGTATGTTACCGAAAGGTTCCGTTGATTCTCATTGCCATGTCTTTGGTCCAGGAGATGTTTTCCCCTATGCTGCTACGAGCAGCTATGTACCGGTTGATGCTCCCAAGGAGTTGTTATTCCAGCGACATAAACACCTCGGGATTGATCGTGCTGTTATTGTACAAGCCAGCTGCCATGGGACGGATAACCGAGCCATGATCGATGCATTGAAGACAGCGGGTGATACGTATCGGGGGATTGCTATCGTCAATTCCGAGATAACCGAGGCCGAACTCAAGGCAATGGATGAAGTGGGGGTAAGAGGAGTTCGGTTCAATTTCGTAAAACGGTTGAAGGCTCGTCAGCCAATTGAAACACGGATGAATATCCTTGAGAAGATCAAACAACTTCCCTGGCATCTGGTAGTGTACTTTGAACCGGCAGATCTTACAGAGATCAAGGAGTTTCTTATGGAGGTACCTGTACCTGTGGTCATAGACCATATGGGGTGCATTCCTTCTGACAAGGGAGCACAGAGCAGGGAGTTTGAGGACCTTGCAGCGTTGCTGCGTGATGACCGGTTCTGGATAAAGGTAAGCTGTCCTGAGAGATTCAGCAAGCAAGGACCCCCATATCTTGATATGGATGAAGTAGCCTCGGAGTTGATCAAGATGATTCCAGAGAGAGTCCTCTGGGGCACAGACTGGCCACATCCAAATATGAAGAAGGAGGCACCGGATGATGGAATACTGGTGGACAGGATTGCAAGGATTTGTCCTGATGAACAGCAGCAAAAGGCACTGTTGATCGAGAACCCAACCCGCTTGTATTGGGGTTGA
- a CDS encoding PIG-L deacetylase family protein: MSNNKSALVMSAHAADFVWRAGGAIALHQKAGYDVTVVCLSYGERGESAKYWKKGDVTIDQVKLERRKESEAAAKALNVHDIQFFDLGDYPLEMDREAKYRLVDVIRKVQPDFMMSHSFYDPYNTDHSYVTKALLECRMIAQAWGHNPGEKILGAPQVYLFEPHQTEQMQWKPDVFLDITEVWEQKRAAIECMQGQEHLWTYYTNLAQNRANHFRRNSGGQAGGKDAKYAEGFQSVFPRTVSSL; encoded by the coding sequence ATGAGTAACAATAAAAGCGCGTTAGTGATGAGTGCACATGCAGCAGATTTTGTTTGGAGAGCTGGTGGAGCGATTGCTCTGCACCAGAAGGCAGGCTATGATGTCACTGTTGTCTGTCTCAGTTATGGAGAACGCGGTGAAAGTGCCAAGTATTGGAAGAAGGGAGATGTGACAATCGATCAGGTGAAGCTTGAGAGAAGGAAGGAGTCGGAGGCGGCGGCTAAGGCGCTGAATGTCCACGATATCCAATTCTTCGACCTGGGAGACTATCCCCTTGAAATGGACCGTGAAGCAAAGTACCGACTCGTTGATGTAATCAGAAAAGTGCAACCAGATTTCATGATGAGTCACTCCTTCTATGATCCGTACAACACGGACCATTCGTATGTAACCAAAGCACTTCTTGAGTGCAGGATGATTGCCCAGGCTTGGGGACATAATCCTGGAGAGAAGATCCTTGGGGCACCTCAGGTGTATCTCTTCGAACCACACCAGACTGAACAGATGCAGTGGAAGCCAGATGTTTTCCTTGATATCACAGAAGTGTGGGAACAGAAACGAGCAGCAATTGAGTGTATGCAGGGGCAGGAGCATCTTTGGACCTACTACACCAACCTGGCACAAAACAGGGCAAACCATTTCAGACGAAATTCCGGGGGGCAGGCTGGTGGAAAAGATGCCAAATATGCAGAGGGATTCCAATCGGTGTTTCCCCGAACAGTGTCCTCTTTGTAA
- a CDS encoding GntR family transcriptional regulator encodes MKGNGPSAAVYESLKKKIEAGSLSPSENLREVELANQYKVSRNTIKKALLMLERDTLVTIEQNKGAKVRSYSLDEVLDFLELRSVLEGFIIRLACAVLSETDIENMKRILDTMRVLKERQELVSYSQHNQKFHQVIYDACPNKTATNLLMNLKNQMKKYNTKTILIPKRSDQSFGEHEAIFEAVKNGDPEGAESLMITHIMNVRKVFQENYQLLL; translated from the coding sequence ATGAAAGGTAATGGTCCCTCAGCAGCAGTATATGAAAGTCTTAAGAAAAAGATTGAGGCAGGCTCATTGTCTCCCAGTGAGAATCTCCGGGAAGTGGAGCTGGCAAATCAGTACAAGGTAAGTCGAAATACCATCAAGAAAGCACTCTTGATGTTGGAACGGGATACCCTGGTTACCATTGAGCAGAATAAGGGAGCAAAAGTCCGCTCCTACTCGCTTGACGAGGTACTGGATTTCCTGGAGCTACGGAGTGTGCTTGAAGGGTTTATCATCCGGCTTGCCTGTGCTGTGTTGAGTGAGACTGATATTGAGAATATGAAACGTATTCTGGATACAATGAGAGTACTGAAGGAAAGGCAGGAGCTGGTTTCCTACTCTCAACACAACCAGAAGTTTCATCAGGTAATCTATGATGCCTGTCCCAACAAGACTGCAACCAACTTGCTCATGAATCTTAAGAACCAGATGAAAAAGTATAACACCAAAACCATCCTGATCCCCAAGCGATCTGATCAATCGTTTGGTGAACATGAGGCGATTTTTGAAGCAGTGAAAAATGGTGACCCTGAGGGAGCTGAGTCACTCATGATCACGCATATCATGAATGTCAGGAAGGTGTTTCAGGAGAACTATCAGCTCCTGTTATAG
- a CDS encoding phosphatase PAP2 family protein yields MGNKRILVVVLLLTLSVTGLYSLHFEYDEDLSLASDVTLAMTMASPGMLIFEAPASDYLAIGGSYGITMVGAYFGVRTPLKAIIDRQRPYVGESTRPADTSEDYDSFPSGHALMAFTSAAYTQTITSLWYPDSDVMRAASIAGWSLATATAVLRVASGNHYPTDVLAGAAIGSALGFLGPYLTNKLFPHDDSVQILAGPMVGMRLAF; encoded by the coding sequence ATGGGCAATAAACGTATTCTTGTGGTCGTTCTACTCCTTACTCTCTCCGTTACCGGGCTCTACTCCCTGCATTTCGAATATGACGAGGATCTTTCACTGGCAAGTGATGTCACTTTGGCTATGACAATGGCCTCCCCTGGAATGCTCATATTTGAGGCACCTGCCTCAGACTATCTGGCAATTGGCGGTAGCTATGGAATTACCATGGTAGGGGCCTATTTCGGTGTACGTACTCCGCTTAAGGCAATCATCGATCGGCAGCGGCCCTATGTCGGGGAGAGTACGAGACCAGCAGATACCTCTGAAGATTATGACTCATTTCCTTCCGGTCATGCCCTCATGGCTTTTACCTCCGCTGCCTATACCCAGACCATTACCAGTCTGTGGTATCCTGACTCTGATGTGATGAGAGCTGCAAGCATTGCAGGCTGGTCGCTTGCCACTGCCACGGCAGTACTACGCGTGGCTAGTGGAAATCACTATCCAACAGATGTCCTTGCTGGGGCAGCAATCGGAAGTGCTTTGGGCTTTCTCGGCCCTTACCTTACCAACAAACTCTTCCCCCATGATGATTCTGTGCAGATCCTGGCCGGTCCGATGGTAGGGATGCGCTTAGCGTTCTAA
- the rpsI gene encoding 30S ribosomal protein S9: MAKKEVKKVENLGHGVGRRKTAVARVYLREGEGKIVINGRDIDTYFGNPMLTYIVKQPLETTETTGKYDLLINVVGGGPSGQAGACRHGIARALCAHDNDYRPALHTAGFMTRDSRMVERKKYGQPGARRKFQFSKR, translated from the coding sequence ATGGCAAAGAAAGAAGTAAAGAAAGTGGAAAATCTTGGTCATGGTGTTGGACGCCGTAAGACCGCCGTTGCTCGTGTCTACCTGAGGGAAGGCGAGGGCAAGATTGTCATCAATGGTAGGGACATCGATACCTACTTTGGTAACCCGATGCTCACCTATATCGTGAAGCAGCCTCTTGAAACCACTGAGACAACCGGCAAGTATGACTTGCTCATCAACGTTGTTGGTGGTGGCCCTTCCGGTCAGGCAGGCGCTTGCCGCCATGGTATTGCACGTGCTCTCTGTGCCCATGATAATGATTACAGACCTGCACTGCACACTGCTGGATTCATGACTCGTGACTCCCGTATGGTTGAACGTAAAAAGTACGGTCAGCCGGGTGCACGCCGCAAGTTCCAGTTCTCCAAGCGTTAA
- a CDS encoding glutamate-1-semialdehyde aminotransferase: MARKPRSSASLPSWRKLGVSEMERSGKATRQDWPEGYTMPTVVRARDFYLYDCYGERYTDFFQNYGRAILGHRPERIQQAIKSTVSRGLIAEYPSVFTGRLEKLLVNLFPSFPVVRMYSDPRKVMQAVGAVSDDAIFDPAISAEHASRTVSYWRPFLGFGGAESVMLLPILPFPGSFVPQVVCLKESFCTAQVPPSDVVSPLLLDLLIKTTASLIQVLKSEETVAKRMDNPLSGVFKTRGPYGLTGLSEERYAAFFREALTKRMVFPRAADVPFIIPGSYTKGDVGPLVELASRYANAVT; encoded by the coding sequence ATGGCAAGAAAACCACGTTCATCAGCAAGTTTGCCCAGCTGGAGAAAATTGGGGGTGAGTGAGATGGAGAGAAGTGGGAAAGCCACTAGACAAGATTGGCCGGAAGGTTATACAATGCCTACCGTTGTCCGCGCTCGTGACTTTTATCTATATGATTGCTACGGGGAGCGGTATACCGATTTTTTTCAAAATTATGGCAGAGCCATTCTTGGCCATCGACCAGAGAGGATTCAGCAGGCTATCAAGTCTACGGTGAGTCGTGGTTTGATAGCAGAATACCCCTCGGTATTTACAGGAAGGCTCGAAAAGCTATTGGTGAACCTGTTTCCAAGCTTTCCGGTTGTCCGAATGTATTCAGACCCCCGGAAGGTCATGCAGGCAGTAGGTGCAGTTTCGGATGATGCAATATTCGATCCTGCGATTTCTGCTGAACATGCAAGCCGTACAGTGTCCTATTGGCGACCGTTCCTAGGTTTTGGCGGGGCAGAATCCGTGATGCTCCTCCCTATCCTACCTTTCCCAGGGAGTTTCGTACCTCAGGTCGTTTGCCTCAAGGAATCCTTCTGTACAGCACAGGTCCCGCCTTCAGACGTGGTATCCCCGTTGTTGCTTGATTTGCTCATCAAGACAACCGCGAGCTTGATCCAAGTACTGAAGTCGGAGGAAACAGTTGCAAAACGCATGGACAATCCACTCAGTGGTGTGTTCAAGACACGAGGACCGTACGGATTAACCGGTCTCAGTGAGGAGCGTTATGCGGCCTTTTTCAGGGAAGCACTCACAAAACGTATGGTGTTTCCCCGGGCAGCGGATGTTCCGTTCATTATCCCGGGTTCCTATACCAAGGGTGATGTGGGTCCACTGGTGGAATTGGCTAGCCGATATGCCAATGCTGTAACATAG
- the rplM gene encoding 50S ribosomal protein L13, whose product MKTIFVKPLTIQKKWYLIDAEGKELGKVAVAAARILRGKNKPEFVPHQDMGDYVIIINAEKAALSGNKYQDKMYYRHSNYPGGLRQTSYADMIKRNPVYPMERAVRGMLPRGPLGRKLYTNMKVYAGDKHQHQAQQPIKVEI is encoded by the coding sequence ATGAAGACTATTTTTGTGAAACCGCTGACGATTCAGAAGAAATGGTATCTGATTGATGCAGAGGGAAAGGAGCTTGGCAAGGTAGCAGTTGCCGCAGCACGCATCCTCCGCGGGAAGAACAAGCCCGAATTTGTCCCACACCAGGACATGGGCGACTATGTGATTATCATCAATGCTGAGAAAGCTGCTCTTTCAGGCAACAAGTACCAGGATAAAATGTACTATCGCCACTCCAACTACCCCGGTGGGCTGAGACAGACCAGCTATGCTGATATGATCAAGCGCAATCCGGTATATCCGATGGAGCGCGCCGTTCGTGGTATGCTTCCCCGAGGTCCCCTCGGTCGCAAGCTGTACACCAACATGAAGGTCTATGCAGGTGATAAGCACCAGCATCAGGCACAGCAGCCCATCAAGGTCGAAATTTAA